A window of the Pogona vitticeps strain Pit_001003342236 chromosome 4, PviZW2.1, whole genome shotgun sequence genome harbors these coding sequences:
- the LRRN2 gene encoding leucine-rich repeat neuronal protein 2 — protein MCPVKAFTLHGSWICQLKMRHFQLNLLLICMAATTAIPVVPWKVKCPLQCVCQIRPWYTPRSVYREAATVDCNDLFISTVPESLPVGTQILLLQSNNIAKVEQSELDYLRNLTELDLSQNSFSDILDLSLRNMPQLLSLHLEENQLAELPDNGFMGLVNLQELYLNHNQIRRISPQAFLGLGNLLRLHLNSNLLRTVDSRWFQVLPSLEILMIGGNKVDAILDMNFRPLSNLRSLVLAGMNLKEISDYALVGLKSLESLSFYDNKLVNVPKRALQQVPGLKFLDLNKNPLQRVKQSDFTNMLHLKELGLNNMEELVSIDKFALINLPELTKLDVTNNPKLSYIHPNAFHHLPQMETLMLNNNALSALHKQTLESLPNLQEISIHSNPIRCDCVIRWVNSTENRIRFIEPQSTLCAEPPDLKRKHIRDVPFREMSDRCLPLISDKSFPSNIEVVESEDIALHCRALAEPEPEIYWVTPSGLKLMPYSEDGKYRVYPEGTLEIHKVTPQEAGLYTCIAQNLIGADTKSISLVVNSSFPFSEDVLKLLLKEVQAYHILVAWKPHLNTVSSNLTWSSFDPSLDMMSMARIPTGTHVYNITRLHHSTEYWACLHVSFADLPSKVACVNARTKEAPYQHLERRQGILMVLSLCILLLCLSLIGNYGLGSFKPQAGSQGICMPWKTGSSSVRVVYPAFIKHWDQGRKTETLLTVEVQATPLES, from the coding sequence ATGTGTCCTGTAAAAGCTTTCACCTTGCATGGAAGTTGGATTTGCCAGTTGAAAATGAGACACTTCCAACTGAACTTGCTTCTCATCTGTATGGCAGCCACCACTGCAATTCCTGTTGTACCTTGGAAGGTCAAATGTCCACTGCAGTGTGTCTGCCAAATCAGGCCATGGTACACACCCAGGTCTGTGTACAGAGAGGCAGCCACAGTTGACTGTAATGATTTGTTCATCTCCACAGTGCCTGAAAGCTTGCCAGTAGGGACACAGATCCTTCTCTTGCAAAGCAACAATATTGCCAAGGTTGAGCAAAGTGAACTTGACTATCTGAGAAACCTGACTGAGCTTGATTTGTCACAGAACAGTTTCTCTGACATTTTGGACCTCAGCCTGAGGAACATGCCCCAGTTGCTGAGTCTCCATCTGGAAGAGAATCAGCTGGCTGAACTTCCTGATAATGGCTTCATGGGCTTGGTTAATCTCCAGGAGCTTTATCTTAACCACAATCAAATACGCAGGATCTCACCACAAGCCTTCTTAGGCCTTGGAAACCTACTTCGGCTCCACCTCAACTCCAACTTGCTGAGGACAGTTGACAGCCGCTGGTTCCAAGTACTTCCCAGTCTGGAGATCCTCATGATTGGAGGTAACAAAGTAGATGCAATTTTGGATATGAACTTCAGGCCACTGTCAAATCTGAGGAGTCTGGTTCTGGCTGGAATGAACCTGAAAGAGATTTCAGATTATGCGCTAGTAGGTCTAAAAAGTTTGGAGAGTCTGTCTTTCTATGACAACAAACTGGTCAATGTCCCCAAACGTGCACTACAGCAAGTCCCTGGTCTTAAATTTTTGGATCTTAACAAAAACCCACTTCAGAGAGTTAAGCAGAGTGATTTCACCAATATGCTGCACCTCAAGGAATTGGGACTCAACAACATGGAAGAACTGGTTTCCATCGATAAGTTTGCCTTGATCAACTTGCCTGAACTGACCAAACTGGATGTGACCAACAACCCTAAACTGTCCTATATCCACCCTAatgctttccaccatcttccccagaTGGAGACCCTCATGCTCAATAACAATGCCCTCAGTGCCTTGCATAAGCAGACACTGGAGTCTCTCCCCAATTTGCAGGAGATCAGCATCCATAGTAACCCCATCCGCTGTGACTGTGTCATCCGCTGGGTCAACAGTACAGAGAACCGCATACGCTTCATCGAACCTCAATCTACGTTATGTGCTGAGCCTCCAGACCTCAAGAGAAAGCACATCCGTGATGTCCCTTTCAGGGAAATGTCTGACAGGTGCTTACCACTCATCTCTGACAAAAGCTTTCCTTCCAATATAGAGGTGGTGGAAAGTGAGGATATTGCTCTCCACTGCAGGGCTCTGGCAGAACCAGAACCAGAGATTTACTGGGTCACCCCATCAGGTCTCAAATTGATGCCCTACTCAGAAGATGGAAAGTACAGAGTGTATCCTGAAGGGACACTGGAGATCCATAAAGTGACACCACAAGAGGCTGGGCTCTACACATGTATAGCCCAAAACCTCATTGGTGCTGATACGAAGAGCATCAGTCTGGTGGTCAATAGTTCTTTCCCTTTCAGTGAGGATGTGCTAAAACTGCTACTGAAGGAAGTACAGGCATATCACATCCTGGTTGCCTGGAAACCTCACCTCAACACGGTTTCTTCCAACCTCACATGGTCCAGCTTTGACCCCAGTTTGGACATGATGAGCATGGCCCGTATCCCCACAGGCACGCATGTCTACAACATCACGCGACTGCACCACAGTACAGAATATTGGGCTTGCCTTCATGTGTCCTTTGCAGACTTGCCAAGCAAAGTAGCCTGTGTAAACGCCAGGACTAAAGAGGCTCCATACCAACATTTGGAAAGGAGGCAAGGGATCCTCATGGTGTTGTCTCTCTGCATTCTGTTGCTGTGTCTTAGCCTTATAGGCAACTACGGCTTGGGTTCTTTCAAGCCACAAGCTGGGAGTCAGGGGATCTGCATGCCATGGAAAACAGGCTCATCTTCAGTGCGAGTTGTATACCCAGCTTTCATCAAACACTGGGATcaagggagaaagacagagacacTCCTAACTGTGGAGGTGCAAGCAACACCACTGGAGTCTTAA